One genomic window of Melanotaenia boesemani isolate fMelBoe1 chromosome 20, fMelBoe1.pri, whole genome shotgun sequence includes the following:
- the ttbk2a gene encoding tau-tubulin kinase 2 isoform X1 produces the protein MSGGAEQADILSVLSLVKERWKVVKKIGGGGFGEIYEALDLLTRVSVALKVESAQQPKQVLKMEVAVLKKLQGKDHVCRFVGCGRNDRFNYVVMELQGRNLADLRRSMTRGTFSISTTLRLGRQILEAIESIHSVGFLHRDIKPSNFAMGRFPSTCRTCYMLDFGLARQFTNSCQEVRPPRPVAGFRGTVRYASVNAHKNKEMGRHDDLWSLFYMLVEFLVGQLPWRKIKDKEHVGKLKETYDHRVMLKHLPAEFGVFLEHISTLDYFTKPDYQLLMSVFDNSMKTYNVVENDPYDWERTTTDGSLTIIASATTPQHHTRLTPAHMGMANASLIPGDLLRENTDEVLQDEQLSDVENNPAPDRMPVSPLHPHRNQEADVWEELDRNRNRIRMAVLKAATEEEHSNNHGNPGHQSPYAGPSLGSPVKLHSEVVTSDRDGPLLRKLRNIHSFELERRLGLDSKPSPEHFLDACSSKQQLGNQHQEIEAAVIPATQGQAVTAGERPDRVWHYDEEFMSGGGSPKPASPGSLEQGEGAASSGGFVALNLSSGRQDVELKEWVMVERPSGSPGAKATTSPSEEDEEPEEQFPEWEKGSPSPGSGKAKQESMASSKGSVKMDKLELSVGPVGALPPITPTSPAEALAEGVLTQFPTSPPSLPEEVVVRTSSPIPLRSPSPHTLLTTLSDPLHQRQLPGMRRSQSVDQQQQERPSSSSSCHASLPLPANPAPGSRSPSRRKLPAIPAGAANTKFPSIIRITRAQLQQLTAQRPSGLSSQSGSDSAPQCLLLEKRGEAEAEAQQIQEHTVDISSPQDRVPTHPGTPTDPLAETLINGESHTKAQSPVPSRVSSPCSPRLPRSPPPRSPSSPRSPCSPRSPRSPVFANGRLSPPVNSQRDLSNGAFLKPKDPDNNSGSTACTMEIQKKEEQDGEGNQAPEQTKGPASSSPAALRKDLTRRQSRIPVLEPSSLLELPPPGSAKEKLLQKKANHQGQVPSPTASPSLSDRRGPIVASLARDPLSSTSDRSQDEDSLMGSRSDRQGDDAPSLSSSSSPLSRKSRIPRPVHPASSAEQLAAQFLPRPPPGKPPCRPTVEGRLRRYRIRAGSTSDSDLLSCLAQLMHGSRGSPLHHRSSSQHSGSRMGICSLTSSPHHHRSSSASPRSSSSLQRSVSSSPSRHEHRGSIGGGGCLGRSRSPPSFSGSPPPRRFYLHHQETCCSRQARTGPFHLSRGKGCSREGKCSSKLSR, from the exons GTGAAGAAGATCGGGGGTGGCGGGTTTGGGGAGATCTACGAGGCACTGGACCTCCTCACCCGGGTCAGCGTGGCACTGAAGGTGGAGTCTGCCCAGCAGCCCAAACAGGTGCTGAAAATGGAGGTTGCCGTCCTGAAGAAGCTCCAGG gtAAAGACCATGTGTGCCGCTTTGTGGGATGTGGCCGCAACGATCGCTTCAACTATGTAGTGATGGAGCTTCAG GGTCGAAATCTGGCAGACTTGAGGAGAAGCATGACACGGGGAACTTTCAGCATCAGCACCACTTTACGCTTGGGGCGCCAGATCCTGGAGGCCATAGAGAGCATCCACTCTGTTGGTTTCCTGCATCGTGACATCAAACCG TCCAATTTTGCCATGGGCCGCTTCCCCAGTACCTGTAGGACCTGCTACATGCTGGACTTCGGTTTAGCTCGCCAGTTCACCAACTCTTGTCAGGAGGTCCGACCT CCCCGTCCAGTTGCAGGGTTCAGGGGAACTGTCCGCTATGCATCTGTCAACGCACACAAGAACAAG GAGATGGGACGTCACGATGACCTGTGGTCTCTTTTCTACATGCTGGTGGAGTTTCTGGTCGGTCAGCTGCCATGGAGGAAGATTAAAGACAAA GAACATGTGGGGAAGCTCAAAGAGACTTATGACCATCGCGTGATGCTCAAACATTTGCCAGCAGAGTTTGGTGTGTTCTTGGAACACATTTCCACCCTGGACTACTTCACCAAGCCTGACTACCAG CTGCTGATGTCAGTGTTTGACAACAGCATGAAAACTTACAATGTTGTGGAAAATGACCCCTACGACTGGGAGCGGACCACCACAGATGGCAGTCTAACAATCATTGCCAGCGCTACAACACCGCAGCATCACACCCGCCTCACTCCTGCACACATGGG TATGGCGAATGCTTCTCTGATACCTGGCGACCTACTGAGGGAGAACACAGACGAGGTTCTGCAGGACGAGCAGCTCAGTGACGTGGAGAACAACCCTGCTCCTGATCGCATGCCGGTCTCACCCCTCCACCCGCACCGCAACCAGGAGGCTGACGTCTGGGAGGAGCTCGATCGTAACCGTAACCGCATTAGAATGGCAGTCTTGAAG GCAGCAACAGAGGAagaacatagcaacaaccatggcaacccAGGACACCAGAGCCCTTACGCAGGACCTAGTCTGGGCTCTCCGGTCAAACTGCACTCTGAGGTGGTTACTTCAGATCGTGATGGCCCTCTGCTGAGGAAGCTCCGCAATATCCACAGCTTCGAGCTGGAGAGGAGGCTTGGTCTGGACTCTAAGCCCAGTCCAGAGCATTTCCTGGATGCCTG TTCATCGAAGCAACAGCTTGGCAACCAGCACCAGGAGATTGAAGCTGCTGTTATCCCAGCCACTCAGGGTCAAGCTGTAACTGCAGGGGAGCGTCCTGATAGGGTCTGGCACTATGATGAGGAGTTCATGTCTGGAGGTGGTTCTCCTAAACCAGCTTCACCTGGATCTTTGGAGCAGGGAGAGGGGGCAGCCAGTAGTGGGGGCTTTGTGGCCCTGAATTTGAGCTCTGGGAGGCAGGATGTTGAATTAAAGGAGTGGGTAATGGTGGAACGGCCCAGTGGTTCCCCAGGAGCCAAGGCTACAACCAGCCCTTCagaagaggatgaggaaccGGAGGAACAGTTTCCTGAATGGGAAAAGGGCAGCCCAAGCCCAGGCTCTGGCAAAGCTAAACAAGAAAGCATGGCTTCCTCCAAGGGAAGTGTAAAAATGGACAAGTTGGAGCTGAGCGTGGGCCCTGTAGGGGCTCTGCCCCCTATTACTCCAACTAGCCCGGCCGAAGCTCTGGCTGAGGGAGTCCTCACTCAG ttccccacctctcctccgTCCCTGCCCGAGGAGGTCGTAGTCCGGACATCCAGCCCCATACCACTGCGCTCTCCCAGCCCTCACACCCTCCTGACCACCTTGTCGGACCCACTCCACCAGCGCCAGCTGCCAGGCATGAGGCGCAGCCAGTCGGTCGACCAGCAGCAGCAAGAGCgcccatcctcttcctcctcctgccaCGCCTCCCTCCCTCTACCAGCAAATCCTGCCCCAGGCTCTCGCTCTCCCAGTCGCAGGAAACTGCCGGCCATCCCTGCTGGTGCTGCCAACACCAAGTTTCCCTCAATCATACGCATCACCCGTGCCCAGCTTCAGCAG CTGACAGCTCAGCGTCCCTCTGGGCTGTCCTCTCAGTCAGGATCAGACAGTGCTCCACAGTGTCTCCTGCTGGAGAAGCGTGGTGAAGCTGAAGCTGAGGCTCAGCAGATCCAGGAGCACACAGTGGACATCAGCTCCCCCCAGGACCGTGTGCCCACCCATCCAGGGACACCAACCGACCCCCTGGCTGAAACACTGATCAATGGAGAAAGCCACACCAAAGCTCAAAGCCCTGTGCCAAGTCGTGTGTCCTCACCTTGCTCCCCTCGTTTACCACGCTCGCCTCCCCCACGGTCACCATCCTCGCCACGCTCCCCTTGCTCTCCTCGCTCCCCTCGCAGCCCTGTGTTTGCTAACGGTCGACTCTCCCCCCCTGTTAACAGCCAAAGGGATCTAAGTAATGGCGCTTTCCTCAAGCCAAAAGACCCTGACAATAATTCTGGCTCCACTGCCTGTACTATGGAGATTCAGAAAAAGGAGGAACAGGATGGAGAAGGGAACCAGGCACCAGAACAGACCAAAGGTccagcctcctcctctcccgCTGCTCTTCGTAAGGACCTCACCCGCAGGCAGAGTCGCATCCCTGTGCTTGAACCCTCCAGCCTGCTGGAACTCCCACCACCAGGCTCTGCTAAGGAGAAACTCCTGCAGAAAAAAGCTAACCATCAGGGCCAGGTCCCCTCTCCCACTGCCTCACCATCCCTCTCTGACAGGCGTGGTCCCATTGTAGCCTCCCTTGCTCGGGATCCACTGTCCTCCACTTCTGACCGCTCTCAAGACGAGGACTCTCTCATGGGTTCTCGCTCTGATCGGCAGGGAGACGACGCTCCATCTCTGTCTTCCTCCTCCAGCCCCTTGTCCCGCAAGAGCAGGATCCCTCGTCCTGTTCATCCAgcctcctctgcagagcagttGGCTGCCCAGTTCCTGCCACGCCCACCTCCTGGAAAGCCCCCTTGTCGCCCAACAGTGGAGGGCAG GCTTAGACGTTACCGCATCCGAGCTGGCAGCACCAGCGACTCAGACCTTCTTTCATGCCTTGCTCAGCTGATGCACGGCTCCCGTGGCTCCCCCCTTCATCACCGCTCCTCCAGTCAGCACAGCGGCTCCAGGATGGGCATCTGCAGCCTGACAAGCTCTCCGCACCACCACCGCAGCTCTAGCGCCTCCCCGCGCAGCTCCTCCTCCCTGCAGCGCTCCGTCAGCTCCTCACCCTCCCGCCACGAGCACCGCGGCAGTATCGGCGGAGGGGGCTGCTTGGGCCGCAGCCGCTCGCCTCCCAGCTTCTCTGGTTCGCCACCTCCCCGCCGCTTCTACCTCCACCATCAGGAGACTTGCTGCAGCCGCCAAGCACGCACAGGCCCGTTCCACCTTTCCAGAGGAAAGGGCTGCAGCCGAGAAGGAAAGTGCTCCAGCAAACTGAGCAGATAG
- the ttbk2a gene encoding tau-tubulin kinase 2 isoform X2: MSGGAEQADILSVLSLVKERWKVVKKIGGGGFGEIYEALDLLTRVSVALKVESAQQPKQVLKMEVAVLKKLQGKDHVCRFVGCGRNDRFNYVVMELQGRNLADLRRSMTRGTFSISTTLRLGRQILEAIESIHSVGFLHRDIKPSNFAMGRFPSTCRTCYMLDFGLARQFTNSCQEVRPPRPVAGFRGTVRYASVNAHKNKEMGRHDDLWSLFYMLVEFLVGQLPWRKIKDKEHVGKLKETYDHRVMLKHLPAEFGVFLEHISTLDYFTKPDYQLLMSVFDNSMKTYNVVENDPYDWERTTTDGSLTIIASATTPQHHTRLTPAHMGMANASLIPGDLLRENTDEVLQDEQLSDVENNPAPDRMPVSPLHPHRNQEADVWEELDRNRNRIRMAVLKAATEEEHSNNHGNPGHQSPYAGPSLGSPVKLHSEVVTSDRDGPLLRKLRNIHSFELERRLGLDSKPSPEHFLDACSSKQQLGNQHQEIEAAVIPATQGQAVTAGERPDRVWHYDEEFMSGGGSPKPASPGSLEQGEGAASSGGFVALNLSSGRQDVELKEWVMVERPSGSPGAKATTSPSEEDEEPEEQFPEWEKGSPSPGSGKAKQESMASSKGSVKMDKLELSVGPVGALPPITPTSPAEALAEGVLTQLTAQRPSGLSSQSGSDSAPQCLLLEKRGEAEAEAQQIQEHTVDISSPQDRVPTHPGTPTDPLAETLINGESHTKAQSPVPSRVSSPCSPRLPRSPPPRSPSSPRSPCSPRSPRSPVFANGRLSPPVNSQRDLSNGAFLKPKDPDNNSGSTACTMEIQKKEEQDGEGNQAPEQTKGPASSSPAALRKDLTRRQSRIPVLEPSSLLELPPPGSAKEKLLQKKANHQGQVPSPTASPSLSDRRGPIVASLARDPLSSTSDRSQDEDSLMGSRSDRQGDDAPSLSSSSSPLSRKSRIPRPVHPASSAEQLAAQFLPRPPPGKPPCRPTVEGRLRRYRIRAGSTSDSDLLSCLAQLMHGSRGSPLHHRSSSQHSGSRMGICSLTSSPHHHRSSSASPRSSSSLQRSVSSSPSRHEHRGSIGGGGCLGRSRSPPSFSGSPPPRRFYLHHQETCCSRQARTGPFHLSRGKGCSREGKCSSKLSR, from the exons GTGAAGAAGATCGGGGGTGGCGGGTTTGGGGAGATCTACGAGGCACTGGACCTCCTCACCCGGGTCAGCGTGGCACTGAAGGTGGAGTCTGCCCAGCAGCCCAAACAGGTGCTGAAAATGGAGGTTGCCGTCCTGAAGAAGCTCCAGG gtAAAGACCATGTGTGCCGCTTTGTGGGATGTGGCCGCAACGATCGCTTCAACTATGTAGTGATGGAGCTTCAG GGTCGAAATCTGGCAGACTTGAGGAGAAGCATGACACGGGGAACTTTCAGCATCAGCACCACTTTACGCTTGGGGCGCCAGATCCTGGAGGCCATAGAGAGCATCCACTCTGTTGGTTTCCTGCATCGTGACATCAAACCG TCCAATTTTGCCATGGGCCGCTTCCCCAGTACCTGTAGGACCTGCTACATGCTGGACTTCGGTTTAGCTCGCCAGTTCACCAACTCTTGTCAGGAGGTCCGACCT CCCCGTCCAGTTGCAGGGTTCAGGGGAACTGTCCGCTATGCATCTGTCAACGCACACAAGAACAAG GAGATGGGACGTCACGATGACCTGTGGTCTCTTTTCTACATGCTGGTGGAGTTTCTGGTCGGTCAGCTGCCATGGAGGAAGATTAAAGACAAA GAACATGTGGGGAAGCTCAAAGAGACTTATGACCATCGCGTGATGCTCAAACATTTGCCAGCAGAGTTTGGTGTGTTCTTGGAACACATTTCCACCCTGGACTACTTCACCAAGCCTGACTACCAG CTGCTGATGTCAGTGTTTGACAACAGCATGAAAACTTACAATGTTGTGGAAAATGACCCCTACGACTGGGAGCGGACCACCACAGATGGCAGTCTAACAATCATTGCCAGCGCTACAACACCGCAGCATCACACCCGCCTCACTCCTGCACACATGGG TATGGCGAATGCTTCTCTGATACCTGGCGACCTACTGAGGGAGAACACAGACGAGGTTCTGCAGGACGAGCAGCTCAGTGACGTGGAGAACAACCCTGCTCCTGATCGCATGCCGGTCTCACCCCTCCACCCGCACCGCAACCAGGAGGCTGACGTCTGGGAGGAGCTCGATCGTAACCGTAACCGCATTAGAATGGCAGTCTTGAAG GCAGCAACAGAGGAagaacatagcaacaaccatggcaacccAGGACACCAGAGCCCTTACGCAGGACCTAGTCTGGGCTCTCCGGTCAAACTGCACTCTGAGGTGGTTACTTCAGATCGTGATGGCCCTCTGCTGAGGAAGCTCCGCAATATCCACAGCTTCGAGCTGGAGAGGAGGCTTGGTCTGGACTCTAAGCCCAGTCCAGAGCATTTCCTGGATGCCTG TTCATCGAAGCAACAGCTTGGCAACCAGCACCAGGAGATTGAAGCTGCTGTTATCCCAGCCACTCAGGGTCAAGCTGTAACTGCAGGGGAGCGTCCTGATAGGGTCTGGCACTATGATGAGGAGTTCATGTCTGGAGGTGGTTCTCCTAAACCAGCTTCACCTGGATCTTTGGAGCAGGGAGAGGGGGCAGCCAGTAGTGGGGGCTTTGTGGCCCTGAATTTGAGCTCTGGGAGGCAGGATGTTGAATTAAAGGAGTGGGTAATGGTGGAACGGCCCAGTGGTTCCCCAGGAGCCAAGGCTACAACCAGCCCTTCagaagaggatgaggaaccGGAGGAACAGTTTCCTGAATGGGAAAAGGGCAGCCCAAGCCCAGGCTCTGGCAAAGCTAAACAAGAAAGCATGGCTTCCTCCAAGGGAAGTGTAAAAATGGACAAGTTGGAGCTGAGCGTGGGCCCTGTAGGGGCTCTGCCCCCTATTACTCCAACTAGCCCGGCCGAAGCTCTGGCTGAGGGAGTCCTCACTCAG CTGACAGCTCAGCGTCCCTCTGGGCTGTCCTCTCAGTCAGGATCAGACAGTGCTCCACAGTGTCTCCTGCTGGAGAAGCGTGGTGAAGCTGAAGCTGAGGCTCAGCAGATCCAGGAGCACACAGTGGACATCAGCTCCCCCCAGGACCGTGTGCCCACCCATCCAGGGACACCAACCGACCCCCTGGCTGAAACACTGATCAATGGAGAAAGCCACACCAAAGCTCAAAGCCCTGTGCCAAGTCGTGTGTCCTCACCTTGCTCCCCTCGTTTACCACGCTCGCCTCCCCCACGGTCACCATCCTCGCCACGCTCCCCTTGCTCTCCTCGCTCCCCTCGCAGCCCTGTGTTTGCTAACGGTCGACTCTCCCCCCCTGTTAACAGCCAAAGGGATCTAAGTAATGGCGCTTTCCTCAAGCCAAAAGACCCTGACAATAATTCTGGCTCCACTGCCTGTACTATGGAGATTCAGAAAAAGGAGGAACAGGATGGAGAAGGGAACCAGGCACCAGAACAGACCAAAGGTccagcctcctcctctcccgCTGCTCTTCGTAAGGACCTCACCCGCAGGCAGAGTCGCATCCCTGTGCTTGAACCCTCCAGCCTGCTGGAACTCCCACCACCAGGCTCTGCTAAGGAGAAACTCCTGCAGAAAAAAGCTAACCATCAGGGCCAGGTCCCCTCTCCCACTGCCTCACCATCCCTCTCTGACAGGCGTGGTCCCATTGTAGCCTCCCTTGCTCGGGATCCACTGTCCTCCACTTCTGACCGCTCTCAAGACGAGGACTCTCTCATGGGTTCTCGCTCTGATCGGCAGGGAGACGACGCTCCATCTCTGTCTTCCTCCTCCAGCCCCTTGTCCCGCAAGAGCAGGATCCCTCGTCCTGTTCATCCAgcctcctctgcagagcagttGGCTGCCCAGTTCCTGCCACGCCCACCTCCTGGAAAGCCCCCTTGTCGCCCAACAGTGGAGGGCAG GCTTAGACGTTACCGCATCCGAGCTGGCAGCACCAGCGACTCAGACCTTCTTTCATGCCTTGCTCAGCTGATGCACGGCTCCCGTGGCTCCCCCCTTCATCACCGCTCCTCCAGTCAGCACAGCGGCTCCAGGATGGGCATCTGCAGCCTGACAAGCTCTCCGCACCACCACCGCAGCTCTAGCGCCTCCCCGCGCAGCTCCTCCTCCCTGCAGCGCTCCGTCAGCTCCTCACCCTCCCGCCACGAGCACCGCGGCAGTATCGGCGGAGGGGGCTGCTTGGGCCGCAGCCGCTCGCCTCCCAGCTTCTCTGGTTCGCCACCTCCCCGCCGCTTCTACCTCCACCATCAGGAGACTTGCTGCAGCCGCCAAGCACGCACAGGCCCGTTCCACCTTTCCAGAGGAAAGGGCTGCAGCCGAGAAGGAAAGTGCTCCAGCAAACTGAGCAGATAG